One Vicia villosa cultivar HV-30 ecotype Madison, WI unplaced genomic scaffold, Vvil1.0 ctg.002327F_1_1, whole genome shotgun sequence genomic region harbors:
- the LOC131638541 gene encoding cytochrome P450 86B1-like: MHFHIPYLSNTMTNLNLSSSSSSSSSSPFAADFNMVYSLILFIFQNIQTLEILIAITIFIIIHSLKQKNHHGLPIWPFLGMLPSLLNGLRTNLYEWFSDILNKQNGTFHFKGPTFSSLNCIITSDPRNLEHLLKTKFINFPKGTYFRSTARDLLGDGIFNADDEKWQKQRKTASIEFHSTKFRSLTTDSLFHLVHSRLLPVLEDSVDKRVVVDLQDILLRLTFDNVCMIAFGVDPGCLSQNLPVIPFAKAFEDATEATMFRFVTPTCVWKFMRLFNLGTERKLKRSIKGVDEFAMNVIRTRKKELSLESEDKKSQKSDLLTVFMKMKDENGMAYSDKFLRDICVNFILAGRDTSSVALSWFFWLLDKNHEVEEKILEEICKVVSQRNDMKKDVFGNSLIFRPEEIKKMDYLHACLSETLRLYPSVPVDHKEVVEDDRFPDGTELKKGTKVIYAIYAMGRMESIWGKDCREFKPERWLKDGKFMSESAYKFTAFNGGPRLCLGKDFAYYQMKYVAASIIYRYHVKVVENHIVEPKIALTMYMKHGIKVNLCKRGDEEIGKYLDLVIGEN; the protein is encoded by the exons ATGCATTTTCACATTCCTTATCTCTCAAACACCATGACCAATCTCAACCTCTCctcctcctcttcttcctcttcctcctcgCCTTTCGCCGCGGACTTCAACATGGTCTATTCCCTTATTCTCTTCATCTTCCAAAACATCCAAACTCTTGAAATTCTCATAGCAATCACCATCTTCATAATCATTCATTCCCTCAAACAAAAGAACCATCATGGTTTACCTATTTGGCCTTTTCTTGGTATGTTACCTTCTCTACTCAATGGCCTAAGAACCAACTTGTATGAATGGTTCTCTGACATACTCAACAAACAAAACGGGACTTTTCATTTCAAAGGTCCTACTTTCAGCAGCCTCAACTGCATAATCACTTCCGATCCTCGAAACCTCGAACACCTTCTCAAAACCAAGTTCATCAACTTTCCTAAAGGAACTTACTTCAGAAGCACGGCAAGAGACTTACTTGGAGACGGTATATTCAACGCCGACGACGAAAAATGGCAGAAGCAAAGAAAAACAGCTAGCATTGAGTTTCATTCAACGAAGTTCAGGAGTTTAACAACTGATTCTTTATTTCACCTTGTTCATTCTAGGCTTTTACCTGTTCTAGAGGATTCAGTTGATAAAAGAGTTGTTGTAgatcttcaagacattcttttaaGGTTAACTTTTGATAATGTCTGTATGATAGCTTTTGGTGTTGATCCAGGTTGTTTGAGTCAAAACCTTCCTGTTATACCGTTTGCAAAAGCCTTTGAAGATGCAACAGAAGCAACGATGTTTCGCTTCGTTACGCCGACGTGCGTTTGGAAGTTCATGAGGCTTTTCAACTTGGGCACAGAGAGAAAACTCAAGAGATCAATCAAAGGGGTTGATGAGTTTGCTATGAATGTCATTAGGACTAGAAAAAAGGAACTGTCTTTGGAATCCGAGGACAAGAAATCGCAGAAATCTGATCTGTTAACTGtttttatgaagatgaaagatGAGAATGGAATGGCTTATTCAGATAAGTTCTTGAGGGATATATGTGTGAATTTTATATTAGCTGGGAGAGACACTTCTTCTGTTGCTTTGAGTTGGTTTTTCTGGTTGCTTGATAAGAATCATGAAGTGGAGGAGAAGATTTTAGAAGAGATATGCAAAGTGGTGAGTCAAAGAAATGATATGAAGAAGGATGTGTTTGGAAATTCTTTGATATTTAGGCCAGAAGAGATTAAAAAAATGGATTATTTGCATGCTTGTTTATCAGAAACTCTCAGATTATACCCTTCTGTTCCAGTGGATCACAAAGAG GTAGTTGAGGATGATAGGTTCCCAGATGGAACAGAACTAAAAAAAGGAACAAAAGTGATATATGCAATATATGCAATGGGGAGAATGGAAAGCATATGGGGAAAAGATTGCAGGGAGTTTAAGCCAGAAAGATGGTTAAAAGATGGAAAGTTTATGAGTGAATCTGCATACAAATTCACTGCATTTAATGGTGGACCTCGTTTGTGTTTAGGCAAAGATTTTGCTTATTATCAGATGAAATATGTTGCTGCTAGTATCATATATAGGTATCATGTGAAGGTTGTTGAGAATCACATTGTGGAGCCAAAGATTGCATTGACTATGTATATGAAACATGGGATCAAGGTTAATCTTTGTAAGAGGGGTGATGAGGAAATTGGAAAATACTTGGATTTGGTCATTGGTGAAAATTGA